One stretch of Anabrus simplex isolate iqAnaSimp1 chromosome 3, ASM4041472v1, whole genome shotgun sequence DNA includes these proteins:
- the LOC136866170 gene encoding uncharacterized protein, with product MGYPFALVLRLRVLQVVCGICVLVMGTVGFIEERGEMNLGLGIPAGAVTVLAAGASIHTSRGFGGYRPSSCSPALRFLGPSAQVAGPLAVLWSAACALHVALLVQAIRTLTDPASKDVVVLASVQMSLTALTLAVVLVVLRIDCRHDPD from the exons GTGGTGTGCGGTATCTGCGTGCTGGTAATGGGTACAGTGGGCTTCATTGAGGAGCGTGGAGAGATGAACCTCGGACTCGGCATTCCGGCAGGAGCAGTCACTGTCCTCGCAGCAG GTGCCAGCATTCACACGAGTCGCGGCTTCGGCGGTTACCGGCCGTCTTCATGCTCACCGGCACTGCGGTTCCTAGGTCCGTCTGCGCAGGTGGCCGGCCCGCTGGCTGTACTCTGGAGTGCAGCGTGTGCTCTGCACGTCGCTCTCCTCGTGCAGGCCATACGCACCCTCACCGACCCTGCCTCCAAGGACGTGGTTGTCCTGGCTTCTGTACAGATGTCGCTTACGGCGCTGACGCTCGCCGTCGTACTGGTGGTGCTGAGGATAGACTGCCGTCACGACCCCGACTGA